Proteins encoded in a region of the Halothiobacillus diazotrophicus genome:
- the hisG gene encoding ATP phosphoribosyltransferase produces MSQKNIIIALSKGRIFKDTLPLLAHVGIHPQDDPESTRKLILDTNHPHIKLLILRASDVPTYVQYGAADLGVAGKDVLMEQGGDGLFELLDLNIACCRLMVAGRPGCLDKPGRLRVATKYTHSAECYFAEQGRQIELIKLYGSMELAPLVDLADCIVDVVDTGNTLRANGLEPLLHIADISSRLIVNRAAQKLKHAEISELVSSLEQYLQGGAR; encoded by the coding sequence ATGAGTCAGAAAAACATCATTATCGCCCTGTCCAAGGGACGCATCTTCAAAGATACCCTCCCCCTGCTGGCGCACGTGGGCATTCATCCGCAGGATGACCCCGAATCGACCCGAAAACTGATCCTCGATACCAACCATCCCCATATCAAGCTGTTGATTCTTCGTGCTTCCGACGTGCCGACCTATGTGCAGTACGGCGCAGCGGACCTCGGGGTCGCCGGCAAGGACGTCCTGATGGAGCAGGGCGGCGATGGCTTGTTCGAGCTGCTGGACCTGAATATCGCCTGCTGTCGGTTGATGGTCGCGGGGCGTCCGGGATGTCTGGACAAGCCGGGGCGCCTGCGGGTGGCGACCAAATACACCCATTCGGCAGAATGCTATTTTGCCGAGCAGGGTCGCCAGATCGAATTGATCAAGCTGTACGGCTCCATGGAGTTGGCGCCGCTCGTCGATCTGGCCGATTGCATCGTGGACGTGGTCGACACGGGCAATACGCTGCGTGCGAATGGACTGGAACCGCTGCTGCATATCGCGGACATCTCCTCCCGTCTGATCGTGAATCGGGCGGCGCAGAAGTTGAAACATGCGGAGATTTCCGAGTTGGTCTCCAGTCTTGAACAATATCTTCAGGGTGGTGCGCGATGA